In a genomic window of Salmo trutta chromosome 32, fSalTru1.1, whole genome shotgun sequence:
- the plppr2a gene encoding phospholipid phosphatase-related protein type 2a isoform X8 has product MILVGELVAFFLKAEGTQEKTIVTADCCYFNPLLRRIVRFLGVFSFGLFTTTIFANAGQAVTGNQTPHFLSACRPNYTALGCTSNMQYITQPRACTGNPLVVASARKSFPSKDAALSVYSAVYTVMYVTLVFRTKGTRLTKPTVSLTLLCLAMLVGVVKVAEYRNHWADVLAGFFTGGAIAVFLVTCVINNFQQTRPPPPPPRPQRPESVLGMPMVALPCVESPLENILHSPPPALPTIPTFTSHSDQLLICFSCSSLVFLFFITLSTPSFSLCLFHSLSLSFFLSLFSSVPPSLFFTPLSPLQTPRGSPFTEIT; this is encoded by the exons ATG atcCTGGTGGGGGAGCTGGTGGCATTCTTTCTGAAGGCTGAGGGGACGCAAGAGAAGACCATAGTGACAGCAGACTGTTGCTACTTCAACCCCCTGCTGCGACGCATCGTCCGCTTCCTAG gggTGTTCTCCTTCGGCCTGTTCACAACCACCATCTTTGCCAACGCGGGTCAGGCGGTTACAGGAAACCAGACGCCTCACTTCCTGTCTGCCTGCCGGCCTAACTACACAGCCCTGGGGTGCACATCCAACATGCAGTACATCACCCAGCCCCGTGCCTGCACTGGAAACCCCCTGGTAGTGGCATCCGCACGCAAATCCTTCCCCTCCAAGGACGCAGCCCTCAGTGTCTACTCTGCAGTCTACACTGTG aTGTATGTGACGCTGGTATTCCGGACCAAAGGCACTCGGCTGACCAAGCCTACGGTCAGCCTGACCCTGCTATGCCTGGCCATGCTGGTGGGGGTGGTCAAGGTGGCAGAGTACCGCAACCACTGGGCCGATGTCCTGGCCGGCTTCTTCACTGGAGGAGCCATCGCTGTGTTtctg gtgacgTGTGTGATCAACAACTTCCAGCAGACGaggccccctccccctcccccgcgGCCACAGCGCCCTGAGTCGGTGCTAGGCATGCCCATGGTGGCTCTGCCATGTGTGGAGAGTCCTCTCGAAAA CATCCtgcactctcctcctcctgccctcCCTACCATCCCTACGTTCACCAGCCATTCTGACCAACTTTTGATCTGTTTCTCTTGCTCCTCACtcgtttttctttttttcatcACTCTTTCcaccccatctttctctctctgtctctttcattccctctctctctccttcttcctctctctcttctcttctgtccctccctctctctttttcactcctctctctcccctgcagaCTCCGAGGGGATCTCCTTTCACAGAGATCACATGA